One genomic window of Spirochaetae bacterium HGW-Spirochaetae-1 includes the following:
- a CDS encoding anti-sigma factor antagonist: protein MIIIIVSGIIKKKNIMDVEIKNLEKLMIVYLKGRMDLVKSNDLERSLFKLINEEKGKHLLLNFEDVDYLHSSGVRMLISLHIRLEEHGAMLMLCCINQAVKKILEFVDIMDMIKIFNSEEEAITAFPASDAGGYHG from the coding sequence TTGATTATTATAATTGTATCAGGTATTATAAAAAAGAAAAATATAATGGATGTTGAAATTAAAAATTTAGAAAAGCTTATGATCGTTTACCTGAAAGGTAGGATGGATCTTGTTAAATCCAACGATTTGGAAAGAAGTCTTTTTAAACTTATCAATGAAGAAAAAGGAAAACACCTTCTTTTAAATTTTGAAGATGTGGATTATCTTCACAGTTCCGGTGTCCGGATGCTCATTTCTCTGCACATCCGGCTGGAGGAACATGGGGCAATGCTCATGCTTTGCTGCATAAATCAGGCAGTGAAAAAAATTCTGGAATTTGTCGATATTATGGATATGATAAAAATTTTTAACAGTGAAGAGGAAGCCATCACTGCGTTTCCTGCAAGCGATGCTGGAGGATATCATGGATGA
- a CDS encoding leucyl aminopeptidase — protein MKLTVEKSARIYKTTDTYALFVTEEQNGSVASLLPAGIQKAANTIDLSVFKGKQGDMLFVPLSGAPSLIICGLGKEQDITGESLRISSGNVTSLCRNQKISTIHIIIPVIKKLTDETTLRSLAEGVTLSNYSFSKFKTKNDEKPLLAHASFCSDNKEAASILKEVEIISGNTLLCRDLVNDTTYNSDPQGIAKLAEGMVSLKDVSCTIYGKAELKKMKMGLLLAVNQGSKKEPRLIVLTYRGAPAEKKSIALIGKGITFDSGGMNLKPSGSIETMRMDMAGAAAVLFAFKSAVELKIRKNIHAVIPLTENMLSSDAYRPGDVFTAYNGQTVEIGNTDAEGRLILADALSFTEKTLKPEYIIDLATLTGACVVTFGEITAALLSNDEELTEKIRKAGEDTGEKIWPLPLYNEYEENLKSDTADICNIPGEKNAGTIHGATFLKNFIQDTKWAHLDIAGTAWYSKPRGYRPKNATGYGVRILVNLLRNWK, from the coding sequence ATGAAATTGACGGTTGAAAAATCAGCCCGGATCTATAAAACGACCGATACTTACGCTCTTTTTGTCACGGAAGAACAGAATGGTTCAGTCGCCTCATTACTGCCCGCAGGCATACAAAAAGCTGCAAACACCATTGATCTCAGCGTATTTAAAGGGAAACAGGGGGATATGCTTTTTGTTCCCCTGAGCGGAGCACCGTCTCTCATTATCTGCGGCCTGGGGAAAGAGCAGGATATCACCGGTGAATCCCTGCGGATTTCTTCAGGTAATGTTACATCCCTGTGCAGAAACCAGAAAATCAGCACTATTCATATCATCATACCGGTCATTAAAAAACTTACTGATGAGACAACACTGAGATCCCTTGCTGAAGGTGTCACCCTCAGCAACTATTCATTTTCCAAATTCAAAACCAAAAATGACGAGAAACCCCTTCTTGCACATGCCTCCTTCTGCAGCGACAATAAAGAAGCTGCATCAATCCTGAAGGAAGTAGAAATTATATCAGGCAACACGCTCCTGTGCCGCGACCTTGTAAATGATACAACATATAACAGTGATCCCCAGGGTATAGCAAAACTTGCGGAAGGCATGGTCTCTCTGAAGGATGTTTCCTGCACAATCTACGGGAAAGCGGAACTGAAAAAGATGAAGATGGGTCTTCTTCTGGCCGTAAACCAGGGAAGCAAAAAAGAACCTCGCCTCATTGTCCTTACATACAGGGGCGCACCCGCGGAAAAAAAATCAATCGCCCTGATAGGTAAAGGCATCACCTTTGACTCCGGTGGCATGAACCTCAAGCCTTCCGGCTCCATCGAGACCATGAGAATGGATATGGCCGGTGCCGCAGCTGTTCTCTTTGCCTTTAAATCAGCCGTTGAATTGAAAATAAGAAAAAATATCCATGCCGTAATACCGCTCACGGAGAACATGCTCAGCAGCGATGCATACCGGCCCGGAGATGTTTTCACCGCCTATAATGGACAGACCGTGGAAATCGGCAATACCGACGCCGAAGGGCGCCTCATACTTGCCGATGCACTGAGCTTCACGGAAAAAACCCTGAAGCCCGAGTACATCATAGATCTTGCCACACTAACCGGCGCATGTGTCGTTACTTTCGGAGAAATAACGGCCGCCCTGCTGTCCAACGATGAAGAACTGACGGAAAAAATACGAAAGGCCGGCGAGGATACGGGTGAAAAAATCTGGCCGCTGCCGCTTTACAACGAGTACGAAGAAAATCTTAAATCCGATACGGCCGATATCTGCAATATACCCGGTGAAAAAAACGCCGGGACGATACACGGGGCCACCTTCCTGAAAAATTTCATTCAGGACACCAAATGGGCGCACCTGGATATAGCCGGGACGGCATGGTATTCCAAGCCGAGGGGGTATCGTCCCAAAAACGCCACGGGTTACGGTGTAAGAATTCTCGTAAATCTGCTCCGGAACTGGAAATAA
- the trpB gene encoding tryptophan synthase subunit beta yields the protein MKRKLIVNPFKTGGHFGVYGGRYVPEMLIPPLEELEKAYLEARSDKSFMEEYHHVLKTFSGRPTPLYYAENLTKKLKGGKIYLKLEGLGQTGSHKINNAIGQALLAKRMGKKRLIAETGAGQHGFATATVAAKFGFECEIFMGLKDIKRQRPNVFWMQQLGATVTPVTTGSMTLKDAVNESIRNWIETMETTHLLVGSALSAHPYPVIVREFQSVIGKEVKKQIMEYEGRNPDYLIACVGGGSNAIGLFFPFLEDEAVAMIGVEAGGLGINSGKHAVRFKGGKEGIIEGYRSVFLQNHDGQTLPTYSVAAGLDYPGIGPEHAYLHSLGRVEYQSVTDKEVLEALKTLVSTEGIIPALESSHAVARGIAVAKNSRKDAIIVINISGRGDKDIFIIAEALKDREWIEFLKSKVEEGY from the coding sequence ATGAAAAGAAAGCTCATAGTAAATCCTTTCAAGACCGGCGGCCATTTCGGTGTCTATGGCGGAAGATATGTTCCTGAAATGCTCATCCCTCCCCTTGAAGAACTGGAAAAAGCCTACCTGGAAGCACGAAGCGATAAAAGTTTCATGGAAGAATATCATCACGTGCTTAAAACTTTTTCCGGCAGACCCACTCCACTTTATTATGCAGAAAATCTCACTAAAAAGCTGAAGGGTGGTAAAATCTATCTGAAACTTGAAGGCCTGGGACAAACGGGTTCGCATAAAATAAACAATGCCATCGGCCAGGCTCTGCTGGCGAAACGGATGGGAAAAAAAAGACTCATTGCCGAGACAGGAGCCGGCCAGCACGGATTCGCCACGGCTACCGTTGCAGCGAAGTTCGGCTTTGAGTGCGAAATATTCATGGGGCTGAAGGATATAAAGCGCCAGCGCCCCAATGTTTTCTGGATGCAGCAGTTGGGGGCCACGGTGACGCCGGTAACCACGGGCAGCATGACGCTGAAAGATGCGGTCAACGAATCGATCCGGAACTGGATCGAAACCATGGAAACAACACACCTCCTTGTAGGATCGGCCCTGAGCGCCCATCCCTACCCGGTCATTGTGCGTGAGTTTCAGTCCGTCATCGGCAAAGAAGTGAAAAAGCAGATCATGGAATATGAAGGGAGGAATCCCGACTACCTCATTGCCTGCGTCGGCGGCGGAAGTAATGCTATCGGACTTTTTTTCCCCTTCCTGGAAGATGAAGCAGTTGCAATGATAGGCGTGGAAGCGGGAGGTCTGGGCATCAATTCCGGAAAGCATGCCGTCCGCTTCAAGGGCGGCAAAGAGGGCATTATCGAAGGATACCGCTCTGTTTTTCTCCAGAACCACGACGGCCAGACCCTTCCCACATATTCCGTAGCGGCGGGCCTCGACTATCCCGGAATAGGGCCCGAACACGCCTATCTTCACAGCCTGGGACGGGTTGAATACCAGTCCGTCACGGACAAAGAGGTACTGGAAGCCCTGAAGACCCTTGTTTCCACCGAAGGAATCATCCCGGCCCTGGAATCTTCCCACGCCGTTGCCCGGGGAATCGCCGTTGCGAAAAATTCCCGCAAAGACGCAATAATCGTCATCAATATTTCGGGACGCGGTGATAAAGATATCTTCATCATTGCCGAAGCCCTCAAAGACAGGGAATGGATCGAATTCCTGAAATCAAAAGTGGAAGAAGGATACTGA
- a CDS encoding phosphoribosyl-AMP cyclohydrolase, translated as MIQLDFDKQGGMVPVIAQDYRTNEVLMLAYMNREAWELTLKTGIVHYWSRSRNKLWKKGESSGNMQEVKEIRVDCDDDTLVIKVNQVGDAACHEGYKSCFFRVVEGNVLKVDGVRVFDPADVYGEKK; from the coding sequence ATGATACAGCTGGATTTTGATAAACAGGGAGGAATGGTTCCGGTAATAGCCCAGGATTACAGGACTAATGAGGTACTCATGCTGGCCTACATGAACAGAGAGGCCTGGGAGCTTACATTGAAAACCGGGATCGTTCATTATTGGAGTCGCTCAAGGAATAAATTGTGGAAGAAGGGAGAATCCTCGGGCAATATGCAGGAAGTAAAGGAAATCCGGGTCGATTGTGATGATGATACGCTGGTTATTAAGGTAAACCAGGTTGGTGATGCGGCATGTCATGAAGGATACAAAAGCTGTTTTTTCCGCGTCGTCGAAGGCAATGTATTGAAAGTGGACGGCGTGCGGGTCTTTGATCCTGCCGATGTATATGGAGAAAAAAAATGA
- a CDS encoding formate acetyltransferase — MNMIIFLLLYTMAFVFNKNKRFNTYLQHCEGWYNFTIGFKTETGSVDRAISFKGGRVFVHKTTPEAAEVILRFSTNKTLWEMLLITPNEMLSLILNNKMILDGNIAYLQLFNYYVSLLLGKVHGKMLTVKNKKYIKDKKQLKGHANTDYSSRMKERSRNPLKAGSIDRNVKYLNDPYLGEYTLADFPRLERMLEKHFTAKPVVCIERPRLLTEWFREHGFETDKEEHCWIPVLRQAMAFKHLMDKKKPVIAEGSILAGTTTSKEPAGVLLYPDAHAGMLWGELNSLEHRTLNPYSISPEDALTLHRDIFPFWIHRNFKEYVRSNNDYPLCMKIEERWVYYFVWKSVGISHTIPDYPSILGRGTTGIIKEIDERLGSLDRKTDMDKINSLTAMKITLEGLNIYASNLAGEARRRAALEDDTSRRDELVEIADICDRVPRNPAATLHEAFQVIWIVWIALHMENTNTGLSMGRLDQWLNPYFINDMQEISSGEKRQSYIKKAIELTGCLLMRGTDHLPTVPDIGNYLFGGSSSDQAVTLGGITPGGDDGVNDMTYIFLKATEMLSIRDPNINARFHPGTNSDTYLKRLCEVNYTTAATPSMHNDSAVFLSLADKGYEERHIHDWSATGCVEPTLSGRHMGHTGSILMNMVSALEMALNNGRHPHMNQQFGPETGDIEKDQFPDFEDFFRAFTEQQRFLIDQSVMLNNLLAQAHAVLRPTPFLSSLIDGAIENGIDVTRGGARYNSSGTSNIGLADVTDSMMVIKKLIYDEKAVSFRELKKAIDSDFSRNPALMSIVRRKVPLFGSGDREAMEMAQRIASFIHEAWSTHTNFRGGPYTAGFWSMSQHVAYGTLSGTLPSGRLDGRAFTPGLTPQPGASKNFLDNIHDVAQLIPGSMDNNIAFNVKLSPDVRDTREEIVNAMHSYVRTYFDLGGMQMQFNVINSDTLRDAMANPEKYQNLLVRISGYNAYFVTLNREMQMELIERTEFGL, encoded by the coding sequence ATGAACATGATAATATTTCTATTACTGTATACTATGGCCTTCGTTTTTAATAAAAACAAGCGATTTAATACCTATCTTCAACACTGTGAAGGATGGTATAATTTCACTATCGGTTTTAAAACTGAAACGGGCAGCGTGGACAGGGCAATATCGTTCAAAGGAGGCCGGGTTTTTGTTCATAAAACCACTCCTGAAGCTGCCGAGGTTATTCTCCGGTTCAGCACTAATAAAACATTATGGGAAATGCTTCTTATAACTCCCAATGAAATGCTCAGCCTGATATTGAATAATAAAATGATTCTCGACGGCAATATTGCATACCTGCAACTTTTCAATTATTACGTTTCTCTTCTGCTGGGGAAAGTCCATGGCAAAATGCTCACTGTTAAAAATAAAAAATATATCAAAGATAAAAAACAACTAAAAGGCCATGCCAATACTGATTACAGTTCAAGAATGAAAGAAAGGAGCCGGAATCCCCTGAAGGCCGGTTCAATAGACCGTAACGTAAAATACCTGAACGATCCCTACCTGGGTGAATACACCCTTGCTGATTTCCCCCGACTTGAAAGAATGCTGGAAAAACATTTCACCGCTAAACCCGTCGTTTGCATTGAACGCCCCAGGCTCCTGACAGAATGGTTCAGGGAACATGGATTTGAAACCGATAAGGAAGAACATTGCTGGATCCCGGTGCTTCGGCAGGCCATGGCCTTCAAGCACCTCATGGATAAAAAAAAACCCGTCATAGCGGAAGGATCAATCCTGGCCGGGACCACCACGTCGAAAGAACCGGCAGGCGTCCTTCTTTATCCCGACGCCCATGCCGGCATGTTATGGGGCGAGCTGAACTCCCTTGAACACCGCACTCTCAATCCCTACAGCATATCACCTGAAGATGCCCTCACGCTTCACCGGGATATTTTTCCCTTCTGGATACATCGTAACTTCAAGGAATATGTTCGAAGTAATAACGATTATCCCCTGTGTATGAAAATCGAAGAACGGTGGGTGTATTATTTCGTGTGGAAATCCGTGGGAATATCCCACACCATCCCGGACTATCCATCCATTCTTGGCAGAGGCACAACAGGAATCATCAAGGAAATCGATGAACGCCTGGGTTCTCTGGACAGAAAAACGGACATGGACAAAATAAACAGTCTAACAGCCATGAAAATCACGCTTGAAGGCCTCAATATATATGCTTCTAATCTGGCCGGTGAAGCGCGCCGCAGAGCTGCCCTGGAAGATGACACGTCACGACGTGATGAACTGGTGGAGATAGCCGATATCTGTGACAGGGTGCCGCGCAATCCTGCCGCTACGCTTCATGAGGCCTTCCAGGTGATCTGGATTGTCTGGATTGCCCTGCATATGGAGAACACTAACACGGGGCTTTCCATGGGACGCCTCGATCAATGGCTCAATCCTTATTTCATCAATGATATGCAGGAAATTTCATCAGGGGAAAAAAGACAATCGTATATAAAAAAAGCCATTGAACTGACGGGATGTCTTCTTATGCGCGGCACCGATCATCTTCCCACGGTGCCCGATATCGGCAACTATCTCTTCGGCGGCAGTTCTTCCGATCAGGCCGTCACGCTGGGAGGAATAACTCCCGGTGGAGACGATGGTGTCAATGATATGACATATATTTTCCTGAAAGCCACGGAGATGCTTTCCATCCGGGATCCCAATATAAATGCCCGGTTTCATCCCGGCACAAACAGTGATACCTATCTGAAACGTCTCTGTGAAGTTAATTATACCACTGCCGCCACGCCGTCCATGCATAATGACAGCGCCGTTTTTCTGTCACTTGCGGACAAGGGTTACGAAGAGCGGCATATTCATGACTGGTCGGCCACGGGCTGCGTTGAACCCACACTTTCGGGCCGACACATGGGACACACGGGATCCATACTCATGAACATGGTATCGGCACTGGAAATGGCCCTCAATAACGGCAGACATCCCCACATGAATCAGCAGTTTGGACCTGAAACGGGGGACATTGAAAAGGACCAATTTCCTGATTTCGAAGATTTTTTTCGAGCCTTTACGGAGCAACAACGGTTTCTCATAGACCAGTCAGTCATGTTGAATAATCTCCTGGCGCAGGCCCATGCAGTACTCAGGCCCACCCCTTTTCTCAGCTCACTCATTGACGGTGCAATCGAAAACGGTATCGATGTTACCCGGGGAGGTGCACGGTATAATTCTTCAGGTACATCCAATATCGGACTTGCCGATGTGACTGATTCCATGATGGTAATAAAAAAACTCATATATGATGAAAAGGCTGTTTCTTTCCGGGAACTGAAGAAAGCCATAGATTCGGATTTTTCCCGCAATCCAGCCCTCATGAGTATTGTACGGCGAAAAGTTCCCCTCTTCGGGTCAGGAGACCGGGAAGCCATGGAGATGGCGCAGCGGATAGCATCCTTCATACATGAAGCCTGGAGTACACACACCAATTTCCGCGGCGGGCCCTATACGGCCGGATTCTGGTCCATGTCTCAGCATGTGGCATACGGAACACTTTCAGGAACTCTGCCATCGGGACGTCTCGACGGCAGGGCTTTTACACCGGGTCTTACCCCGCAGCCCGGAGCGTCGAAAAATTTTCTGGATAATATACATGACGTGGCGCAGCTGATTCCGGGAAGCATGGATAATAATATCGCCTTCAACGTAAAGCTGTCTCCCGACGTTCGTGACACGCGTGAAGAAATCGTCAATGCCATGCACTCCTATGTCCGGACATATTTTGACCTGGGAGGCATGCAGATGCAGTTCAACGTAATTAATTCCGACACGCTGAGAGACGCCATGGCCAATCCTGAAAAATATCAGAATCTCCTGGTTCGCATTTCAGGATATAACGCATATTTTGTAACGCTTAACCGGGAAATGCAGATGGAATTGATAGAGAGGACCGAATTCGGTCTGTAA
- a CDS encoding ATP phosphoribosyltransferase, with translation MKKQIKLGIPKGSLEKSTMELFNKAGWNISVSSRNYFPSIDDIDISCSLIRAQEMARYVDSGVLDVGLTGLDWILENEADVETISDLIYSKVSTRKAKWVLAVPDDSSISKLEDCAGKTISTELVNFTSKYFQERNIPVNVEFSWGATEAKVVEGLVDAIVEVTETGSTIKAHGLKIIHTLLETNTKLIANKASMQDEWKSNKIKQIALLLRGALNAGKLVGIKMNVPEDKIEKVVGIIPSLTAPTVSQLYKSQWLSVESVINEDVVREIIPLLIEAGADGIIEYPLNKVVNKNDIM, from the coding sequence ATGAAAAAGCAGATAAAATTGGGTATTCCCAAGGGGAGCCTGGAAAAATCCACAATGGAGCTTTTTAATAAGGCGGGATGGAATATCTCAGTTTCTTCGAGGAATTATTTCCCGTCCATCGATGACATTGATATATCGTGCTCGTTGATCAGGGCCCAGGAGATGGCCCGATATGTCGACAGCGGAGTCCTGGATGTGGGGCTTACCGGACTTGACTGGATTCTCGAGAATGAGGCTGATGTAGAGACAATATCGGATCTCATATATTCCAAGGTATCGACAAGAAAGGCTAAATGGGTCCTGGCTGTTCCTGATGATTCATCCATATCAAAGCTTGAGGATTGTGCCGGTAAAACTATCTCCACCGAGCTGGTCAATTTCACCTCAAAATATTTTCAGGAGAGAAATATCCCGGTTAATGTAGAATTTTCCTGGGGGGCCACGGAGGCAAAAGTCGTGGAAGGACTTGTTGATGCCATTGTGGAAGTAACGGAAACCGGGTCAACTATCAAGGCTCATGGATTGAAAATAATACACACCCTGCTGGAAACGAATACTAAGCTTATAGCTAATAAAGCGAGTATGCAGGATGAGTGGAAGAGCAACAAAATCAAGCAGATAGCCCTTCTTCTCAGGGGAGCCCTTAATGCCGGGAAGCTGGTGGGAATTAAAATGAATGTTCCCGAGGATAAGATAGAAAAGGTCGTGGGCATTATTCCCAGCCTGACAGCTCCCACGGTTTCACAGCTCTATAAATCTCAGTGGCTTTCCGTCGAATCAGTAATTAACGAAGATGTTGTAAGAGAAATAATACCGCTGCTCATTGAAGCGGGTGCTGATGGAATCATCGAATATCCGCTGAATAAAGTGGTCAATAAAAATGATATAATGTAG
- a CDS encoding tryptophan synthase subunit alpha — translation MKERPGIMTHIVAGYPSFDDNRKLIGAMARAGVAYIEIQIPFSDPVADGPTILHANQSSLNNGTTVKDCLDFARDMAGQYQNVTFLFMSYYNILFNYGVENFIGQAARCGMYGLIVPDIPLEEDGGLYYRSCLEKGIKPVYVISPTTSRERLALIGHYAGGFIYCTSRIGITGNAKDINKKLGAYVKTVKKITGMPVAVGFGIDSAQKALEIGRFADIIVIGSKVLRIMEQEPQAYEKAVYTFLHDISTALSQS, via the coding sequence ATGAAAGAACGACCAGGTATCATGACCCACATCGTGGCCGGTTATCCTTCTTTTGATGATAATCGAAAACTCATCGGCGCCATGGCCCGGGCAGGAGTTGCGTATATCGAAATACAGATTCCCTTTTCCGATCCCGTTGCCGACGGCCCCACCATCCTCCACGCCAACCAGTCGTCACTGAACAACGGGACAACGGTAAAAGATTGTCTTGATTTTGCGCGGGATATGGCCGGCCAGTATCAGAACGTTACATTTCTCTTCATGTCATACTACAATATTCTGTTTAATTACGGTGTTGAGAATTTTATCGGTCAGGCTGCCCGATGCGGCATGTACGGCCTTATCGTTCCCGACATCCCCCTTGAGGAAGATGGCGGACTGTATTACCGTTCCTGCCTGGAGAAGGGAATAAAACCGGTCTATGTCATCTCTCCCACAACGTCACGTGAAAGGCTTGCTCTGATCGGACACTATGCCGGCGGTTTCATTTACTGTACATCACGAATAGGTATAACGGGTAACGCGAAGGATATTAATAAGAAGCTGGGCGCATACGTGAAGACGGTTAAAAAAATAACGGGAATGCCCGTAGCTGTAGGTTTCGGCATTGATTCCGCTCAGAAGGCCCTTGAGATCGGCCGATTTGCCGACATAATAGTAATCGGCAGCAAAGTACTCAGGATAATGGAGCAGGAACCCCAGGCGTATGAAAAAGCAGTATATACCTTTCTTCATGATATCAGCACGGCTCTGTCCCAATCCTGA